The following coding sequences are from one Diospyros lotus cultivar Yz01 chromosome 7, ASM1463336v1, whole genome shotgun sequence window:
- the LOC127805943 gene encoding glycine-rich cell wall structural protein 2-like, whose protein sequence is MITKMAAVKSMALLVFLLLAVCAIVSECRVARKDLGVDLGGVGVGVGAGLGVGLGGGSGAGSGSGSGSGSSSSSGSASSSGSGSSSGSGAESEAGSYAGSRAKSGSGGSEAGSEAGSYAGSRARSGSGSEAGSEAGSYAGSRAKSGSGGNRGN, encoded by the coding sequence ATGATCACAAAGATGGCCGCTGTGAAGTCCATGGCACTTCTTGTCTTTCTGCTTCTTGCAGTTTGTGCCATTGTATCCGAATGTAGGGTGGCTAGAAAAGACTTGGGTGTGGATCTTGGTGGGGTGGGAGTTGGAGTTGGAGCAGGGTTGGGCGTGGGTTTGGGTGGTGGAAGCGGGGCAGGGTCTGGTTCCGGTTCTGGGTCCGGGTCTAGTTCTAGTTCAGGCTCGGCTTCTTCTTCGGGATCCGGGTCAAGTTCTGGGTCTGGAGCGGAATCCGAAGCCGGGTCTTATGCTGGATCGAGGGCTAAGTCAGGTTCTGGTGGGTCTGAAGCAGGGTCAGAAGCAGGCTCTTACGCTGGATCGAGGGCTAGGTCAGGTTCCGGTTCTGAAGCAGGTTCTGAGGCTGGTTCATATGCTGGGTCGAGGGCCAAGTCGGGTTCTGGTGGGAACCGGGGCAACTGA
- the LOC127805853 gene encoding glycine-rich cell wall structural protein 2-like: MATLKPIALVLFLCMLVAVSESRVARKDLGLDLGGIGVGIGAGIGIGLGGGGGAGSGSGSGSGSGSGSSSGSGSGSGSGSGSGSGSGAGSYAGSHAGSSSGSGAGSEAGSYAGSHAGSGSSGNGRSNQGSGHGSGSGHGEGSGKGSGSGYGEGGGYGSGYGDGHGK, encoded by the coding sequence ATGGCTACTTTAAAGCCAATAGctcttgttttatttctttgtatGCTAGTTGCGGTGTCCGAAAGTCGGGTAGCAAGGAAGGACTTAGGGTTGGACCTTGGTGGTATTGGAGTAGGTATTGGTGCAGGAATAGGCATAGGGTTAGGAGGTGGGGGTGGTGCTGGCTCTGGCTCGGGCTCGGGCTCGGGCTCCGGTTCTGGGTCTAGCTCAGGTTCAGGATCTGGTTCTGGATCAGGATCTGGTTCAGGCTCAGGCTCAGGAGCAGGTTCATACGCAGGGTCTCATGCTGGTTCAAGCTCTGGCTCAGGTGCAGGTTCAGAAGCAGGATCATATGCTGGATCTCATGCTGGATCAGGATCAAGTGGTAATGGCAGATCAAACCAAGGTTCTGGACATGGGTCTGGCTCAGGTCATGGTGAGGGGTCTGGCAAAGGAAGCGGATCTGGTTATGGTGAAGGTGGAGGGTATGGATCTGGATATGGTGATGGACATGGAAAATAG